The Silene latifolia isolate original U9 population chromosome X, ASM4854445v1, whole genome shotgun sequence genome contains the following window.
ACGTGGAAATCTTCCACGTACAATCATCAGTCAGCCACTGTAAATACTTCATGTATGACACAGTAAAAAGACACAAACTATCAATGTCTGGATCCGGGTGTCCAATGGGAATCATGCCCCGAGGGAAATCAGGAAAGAGACGGCGGGCAATATGTGTAACCAACCCCCCCGCAGTGAATGGAGGACAAGGCTCCAATCGAGACATTAGTAAATCGCTGAGCAACAAGATAAGCAATATTAAGATTATATTGAGGTCCACTATCGATGTTAAGATAACCTACTAAAATGGACAGCTCCTCAGCATTCACATTATTGGACTCTTTTATAGCGAAGAGTGTACCGCCTATAAGGCGGAGCCAGACACGGATAGGTAGATGATGAACAAATTTCCCCCGTTTCCTACCCTCAAAGTGGTCAGCTATGGCAGCCCACATGGGCTCAACTAACTTCCGAGGGGCCGTGTATGGTCCCTCACTGTGTAGGCCTAGGTGAGCGTCGAACTCAGCTAAAGTCATATGAAAATCTTGGTTAAACAGACGAAAGTGGACGCAAGTGGAATTTGCGTCCTCGTCATAGTCCCTGCATAAATTTTAAAACTTCTAAAGAATTCAAGGGTGGGTGTCTGGCAAGTATATTCCCTCATACTCACCAAACTATACATACCCGTTCTATTCAAAATTTCCACAACAGGTTCATAAATTCCGAAAGACATTAGACCGTCACAGTCTAAAAAACGGGTTGGAACTATAGGGTGTTCTGAGAGAGCACTAAACCGGTTCCTTTGCGCTATAGATGAGAAAATTACCTCGGGGTAATCGCGCAAGCCTTCAATAGGCGGAATAGGAGTATATGGGATAAGTGCGGTACCCATTTCTGTCGGCATCAGGTGGCTGCTGTGGCTACTACTCGAGGCTGGCGGCGCCGTCTCGCGTCGCGACGACTGTCCTGTAGTCCATCTTCTCTTTCCTTCCATTCTTTATCTAATACATAATTAATCATTAAAACAGCATCTTAAAAACCAACATATAATCCTCCAAATCGACAAaaatccaaaccctaatttcgAAATTGACTAATTTACTCATCAAAAGGGTAGATTAAGCATGAAAGACACGATTTGGACAATAAAATAAAAACCCCCCaaatttaaaccctaattttttgaaccaaattgattggaaaagaggagataaccattaaaataaaagagaaaagagaTTAGATAAGGGAAAACTTACTTGTGTGATGGAAAATAGGAGGAAATAGtaccaaaaacaagaaaaaatggaAAATAGAGGAGTAATGTGACGGTGGTGTCGTCGTTGCTTGCTCTCGCCTCTCcttcaagttttttttttctttttgttttggtttGAATGAATGAAGAGTTAAAATAAACCCCTCATATGTTTAAGTAATGCTGCCAAGTTAACTTTTGTCGATCGACGGCTTCaattagtcgatcgactttttcaaCAAACCTGCTCTGTAATTTTAGTCGATCGATAGcttgtttcagtcgatcgacttttttcaAAATTCCGCTTTTtaattttagtcgatcgactatccAGTTCAGTCGCTCAACTTTTTTCCCTTATGTACGCAACAAGTTTTCCTCCTTTTTGTGCGTAATAGTCGTAACTTAGAACTGCCTTCGAATAATACCTAAAAGATCCACAAAAGTTGTCCACAAAAGGCAGAAAACGCACGTAAATATTTCAAATGCACTTGGTGATAGAGCCTAAACTAAAAAGCAATTAAAGCACACATGAATTAAAGAGTTCATTACAAAGAGTATACAATCCGGGTTGCCTTCTGGTCAGCGCTGGTTTTTAAGAACCCGCTCGACCCTTGTTACCTCAATTTCCAGGCTTAGAAATGGGGTCAAAGTACAGCAACTCGACCACTCCAACAAAGTCATTGGTCCCATAGTAATGCTTTACTTGGTGACCATTTACCTTAAACCTGGCTCCTGCAGAGTTTTCTAGCTCAACTGACCCAAATTTTGAAACAAACGTTACCGTATAAGGGctactccacctggacttcagcttaccagagAATAGACGGAGTTGGGTATTGAACAGTAGCACCTTCTCCCCAACTTGAAACTTGCACGGTATGGtactcttgtcatgccatctcttggTCTTCTCCTTATAGATACGGGCACTGTCATAGGCAttcagcctaaattcctctagctcatctAACTGCAACAAACGTTTCTCACCACACAGTTTATAATCAAAATTAAGTTCACAAATTGCCCACCATGCTTTATGCTTTAACTCCTCAAGCAAATGACAAGACTTACCATAGACTAAACGATACGTCGATGCACCAATAAGTGTCTTAAATTCAGTCCTATATGCCCATAAAGTATCGGCCAATTTCATACTCCAATCTTTTCGTGATTTAGATACAACTTTACCTAAAATTTCTTTAAGTTCCCCTTTGGAAActtctacctgaccactagtttgaggatgataccccaaacctctacgatgttctACACCATATTTGGACAGAAGAGTAGTAAGttgtttttctttaaaatgcgTACCTCCATCACTGATGATAACTTGAGGGACAACAAAGCGAGGGAAGATTACCTTTTTGAAAAGTTGGATAACAGTCTTTCGTGAAGGGTATGCATCTGTCCGTTTGCATCCATTtgcatttttattgcatttctgtttgcatttttcttacatttccgcatgcattgttccTTACACaaaacataaaaatttgaaaatttgaaaaaattacaaaaacatgttttattttgcattttaggtcgagtcggaatggttAGGTAACAATGATGAAACCGCGTCTATGCTTTTATTTATAGCCCAAGCCTTGCTTTGCCATTACCTTTCTTATATGGTCATTGCATACTCTACAagttttttatcaacttttctaaacgaatagacttgacttaatATCAGCAACCTACACAAAATTTCTGAGGTAtaaagtgtagatacctcatttctgcacctctcgcaaaccacccgttgatgattgggccgcatatttggtacgcggaacgatttgtgacagttcgcaagtttatcgtcaagtgattgctcaaacactaatgtctacctcttagttgtcatctacgcgccgatacggtcgttttggcagtaattagagtacatttggagtcgggcctaaaaccgtctccattttctgacagccgttaaatcccgagtcggaatgttccggatatttctattccatattttataaatatttcacaatcttttattctttggtaaacaatttcccgtaatattcatacaagatattaaggaaaaccaaattattccgtcattccataacctaaacacagaaatctttcttccgcaggaggaaaccacttgggaacagatgcagcaggtgctgcgcctcttccaagagacgcagttactgctgcgcctcttcccaggtccttttctgcgtttttctcgtatctttttcatatctttccgagattcacttccaaagtctctccgaaaaccatattccgtcgtgtgattagtataaataggagccttcgctcctcatatttctcacg
Protein-coding sequences here:
- the LOC141617695 gene encoding uncharacterized protein LOC141617695; the encoded protein is MKLADTLWAYRTEFKTLIGASTYRLVYGKSCHLLEELKHKAWWAICELNFDYKLCGEKRLLQLDELEEFRLNAYDSARIYKEKTKRWHDKSTIPCKFQVGEKVLLFNTQLRLFSGKLKSRWSSPYTVTFVSKFGSVELENSAGARFKVNGHQVKHYYGTNDFVGVVELLYFDPISKPGN